The following coding sequences are from one Diabrotica virgifera virgifera chromosome 2, PGI_DIABVI_V3a window:
- the LOC114333650 gene encoding chondroadherin-like, which produces MEKWLPILSSLLLPLAGLSTFEPSCKFHLSFLQGQQLTCNNVNMNYFHTVDIPLNRTHWFKCHNCTLDVLDESTFKFPKRNNISVVDLAYCGVRVLRKYAFENFFLMKVLVLHNNSIQILETMCFSGIKRVVHLDLSTNYIKILANNLFLELENLDILNLSNNQIVYINSEAFCGLSNLKYLYLNYNNLDKLEENTFRHLQNLKILYLEHNRIHNIHPNAFNNLANLNFLYISHNSITYLVQYNFKQLTSLLDLQLSFNNITEIQTSAFNGLKNLRSLHLGNNYLEYIKPYGFVGLDSLEVLDLVNNFFDFINFFDSFGHLENLRYLWLNRNFIGNITFDYKYEVQNVLTILDVSENNLSSFNFTLFYKYLPNVKEIVIANNSWDCDFFVEMYKFFEETNTTVCITSSCDVNATEVYTDEICVNSDVETTEGGKEDVSMDFSTDQGFIHECSWSIILLCLGTVLLEYGVSS; this is translated from the coding sequence ATGGAAAAATGGTTACCTATACTCTCTTCACTGTTGCTACCTCTGGCAGGCCTATCAACTTTTGAACCAAGCTGCAAGTTTCACCTTAGTTTTCTTCAAGGACAACAACTGACATGTAACAATGTCAACATGAACTATTTTCACACGGTGGACATCCCCCTCAATCGAACTCACTGGTTCAAGTGCCACAACTGCACCCTAGACGTCCTGGACGAGAGCACTTTTAAGTTCCCCAAAAGAAACAACATCTCAGTAGTGGATCTGGCTTACTGTGGAGTTCGAGTCTTGAGGAAGTACGCCTTTGAGAATTTTTTCTTGATGAAAGTACTAGTTTTACATAACAATAGCATACAAATATTGGAGACGATGTGCTTCAGCGGTATAAAAAGAGTAGTACATTTAGATCTGAGTACAAATTACATTAAGATTTTggctaataatttatttttagaacTAGAGAATTTGGACATATTAAATCTAAGCAATAATCAGATAGTTTACATAAACTCCGAAGCTTTCTGTGGCTTATCGAATCTTAAATATCTTTACTTAAACTACAATAATCTTGACAAACTAGAAGAAAACACCTTTCGACATCTCCAGAACTTAAAAATCCTCTATTTAGAGCACAACCGAATCCATAACATTCATCCTAACGCTTTCAATAATTTAGCAAACCTCAACTTTTTGTATATTAGTCATAACAGTATTACATACCTAGTTCAGTATAATTTTAAGCAGCTAACTAGTCTTCTAGATTTGCAGTTAAGCTTTAACAACATAACAGAGATTCAAACCAGTGCTTTCAATGGTTTGAAGAATCTGAGATCTCTACATTTGGGTAACAACTACTTGGAGTATATCAAACCTTATGGTTTTGTAGGATTAGATAGCTTAGAAGTGTTGGATTTAGTCAACAACTTCTTcgactttattaattttttcgataGTTTCGGCCACTTGGAAAATCTGAGGTACTTGTGGTTGAACAGAAACTTCATTGGTAATATTACTTTTGACTATAAATACGAAGTACAAAATGTATTGACTATTCTTGATGTTAGTGAGAACAATCTATCAAGCTTTAATTTTACTTTGTTTTACAAATACTTGCCAAACGTTAAGGAGATTGTTATAGCTAATAACTCGTGGGATTGTGATTTTTTTGTAGAGATGTACAAGTTTTTTGAAGAGACTAATACCACCGTTTGTATTACTAGTAGTTGTGACGTAAATGCTACTGAGGTTTATACCGATGAAATATGTGTTAATTCTGACGTAGAAACTACAGAAGGTGGTAAGGAAGATGTTTCCATGGATTTTTCCACGGATCAAGGCTTCATTCATGAGTGTTCTTGGAGTATTATTTTGTTATGTTTAGGAACAGTATTATTAGAATATGGCGTATCAAGCTAG